One Cryobacterium sp. CG_9.6 genomic region harbors:
- the thiS gene encoding sulfur carrier protein ThiS: MTDTQLATITVNGTAQAFAYGETVTDVIATVTGRPIAPDGHAADGNRLGIAVARNAAVVPRSQWSITTLTEGDVLEIVTAVQGG, encoded by the coding sequence ATGACTGACACCCAGTTGGCCACCATCACCGTGAACGGAACAGCGCAGGCGTTCGCGTACGGAGAAACCGTCACGGATGTCATCGCGACTGTAACCGGACGACCGATCGCACCCGACGGTCACGCGGCGGATGGGAACCGGCTCGGCATCGCCGTCGCGCGCAATGCCGCAGTGGTTCCACGGAGCCAGTGGTCCATAACAACGTTGACCGAGGGTGACGTCCTCGAAATCGTCACGGCAGTGCAGGGAGGCTAG
- a CDS encoding thiazole synthase, producing MSTTEAKSPINRVGTADIPGRDSLLIDGVHLDSRLIMGTGGAPSWEGLGAALLASGTELTTVAMRRHSPATSGSLFEMLTDQRIRVLPNTAGCFTAREAVMTAELAREALDTDWVKLEVIADENTLLPDAVELVDATEQLVGRGFKVFAYTNDDPVLALRLENLGAVAVMPLGAPIGTGLGILNPHNIELIVARAGVPVILDAGIGTASDAALAMELGCDAVLLATAVTRAQDPIRMGEAFKHAVIAGRLASRAGRIPKRQHALASSAMAGRAHL from the coding sequence ATGAGTACCACCGAAGCGAAGAGTCCGATCAACAGAGTGGGCACCGCTGACATACCCGGCCGCGATTCTTTACTGATCGACGGAGTCCATCTGGATTCACGGTTAATCATGGGTACTGGTGGTGCCCCGAGCTGGGAGGGGCTAGGTGCAGCCTTGTTGGCGTCCGGCACGGAATTGACGACTGTAGCGATGCGCCGGCACAGTCCGGCCACCAGTGGATCCCTATTCGAAATGCTCACCGACCAGAGAATTCGCGTCCTTCCCAATACAGCGGGCTGCTTCACAGCTCGTGAGGCTGTAATGACGGCGGAACTGGCTCGTGAAGCGCTGGACACGGACTGGGTCAAGCTAGAAGTTATCGCAGATGAAAACACGCTTTTGCCCGACGCCGTCGAGCTGGTGGACGCCACAGAACAACTGGTTGGTCGCGGTTTCAAGGTCTTTGCATACACCAACGACGACCCAGTGCTCGCGCTACGGCTAGAAAATCTGGGGGCCGTTGCCGTCATGCCACTTGGTGCTCCCATCGGCACCGGCCTGGGTATCCTCAACCCGCATAATATCGAACTGATTGTGGCCCGCGCCGGCGTCCCGGTGATTCTTGACGCCGGAATCGGCACGGCCTCGGACGCAGCACTAGCCATGGAACTGGGCTGCGATGCGGTTCTCCTCGCCACGGCTGTGACGCGCGCACAGGATCCGATTCGAATGGGGGAGGCCTTCAAACATGCCGTCATTGCCGGAAGACTCGCCTCACGCGCCGGGCGCATACCAAAACGACAGCATGCCTTGGCATCCTCAGCCATGGCAGGACGCGCGCACCTGTGA